In Pseudobacter ginsenosidimutans, the following are encoded in one genomic region:
- a CDS encoding alpha/beta hydrolase, with product MSQKLKAENDPRIFLPVRAFLKALNSGTGKPIEQLSPADARQVLTDAQNSVQVDYSGIEESEAIITQDGVQVKVHITKPAGAKAGAPVFIYVHGGGWVLGDYPTHRRIVRDLVVSSGAVAVFPDYTPSPEARYPVAINQIYAATKWVAEHGQEIGVNGKNLAIVGNSVGGNMTAAVALMAKDKQGPSIKLQVMLWPVTDANFETGSYKELGEGRFLSRNMMIWFWDNYLPDLKKRKDIYASPLQASIDQLKGLPPALIQTAENDVLRDEGEAYARKLDEAGVPVTLTRHMGLIHDYGLLNPIANIPAVQTALLQAAATIRKALAE from the coding sequence ATGTCGCAAAAATTAAAAGCAGAGAACGATCCACGCATATTCCTTCCCGTAAGAGCCTTCCTGAAAGCGCTCAATTCGGGAACAGGTAAACCAATTGAACAGCTCAGCCCCGCAGATGCCAGGCAGGTATTGACGGATGCGCAAAACTCGGTACAGGTAGACTATTCCGGTATCGAAGAATCGGAAGCAATCATCACCCAGGACGGTGTGCAGGTAAAAGTACATATCACAAAACCGGCAGGAGCAAAGGCAGGTGCGCCAGTGTTTATTTATGTACACGGTGGCGGATGGGTGTTGGGAGATTATCCTACACACAGGCGAATAGTAAGGGATTTGGTAGTGTCAAGCGGGGCTGTAGCTGTATTCCCGGATTATACGCCATCACCGGAAGCAAGATATCCGGTAGCTATCAATCAGATCTATGCCGCCACAAAATGGGTTGCTGAACACGGGCAGGAAATAGGCGTTAACGGTAAGAACCTTGCAATAGTGGGGAATAGCGTTGGCGGCAACATGACGGCAGCAGTAGCACTGATGGCAAAAGATAAACAGGGCCCGTCCATCAAACTGCAGGTGATGCTCTGGCCTGTTACAGACGCCAATTTCGAAACGGGTTCCTACAAAGAACTGGGAGAAGGCAGGTTCCTCTCCAGGAATATGATGATCTGGTTCTGGGATAATTATCTCCCGGATCTGAAAAAACGAAAAGACATCTATGCATCTCCGTTACAGGCAAGCATCGATCAGCTGAAAGGATTGCCACCCGCACTGATCCAGACCGCCGAGAATGATGTGCTGCGCGATGAAGGAGAAGCCTATGCCCGCAAACTGGATGAAGCAGGCGTTCCCGTAACACTCACCAGGCATATGGGACTGATCCACGATTATGGCCTGCTGAACCCCATCGCCAATATTCCTGCTGTTCAAACAGCACTCTTGCAGGCGGCTGCCACTATCCGGAAAGCCCTCGCTGAATAA
- a CDS encoding alpha/beta fold hydrolase: MFNAKKSPAVILLAVITMFSFPQHAKSQKMTEGVKNIVLVHGAFADGSSWAKVIPLLQAKGYNVMAVQNPLTSLGDDVAAAKRVIASMDGPVLLVGHSYGGMVITEAGNDPKVVGLVYVCSLVPNDDQSAVDVTSAFPPAPGSSEFQVDASNFITLSNKGIHQYFAQDLNKEERNVVHATQVPWAVKGTTDKISKAAWKTKPSWFVIGLEDYMVPLDLARAEAKMINATVLELKASHVPMVSQPSKVASFIAGAAQKL, from the coding sequence ATGTTCAACGCTAAGAAATCCCCGGCAGTGATCCTGCTGGCTGTAATAACTATGTTCTCATTTCCTCAACATGCAAAATCTCAAAAAATGACAGAAGGTGTAAAAAATATTGTGCTGGTTCATGGCGCATTTGCCGATGGTTCCAGCTGGGCAAAGGTGATCCCGCTGCTGCAGGCAAAAGGATACAATGTAATGGCAGTTCAAAATCCGCTGACATCACTCGGTGATGATGTGGCAGCAGCCAAACGTGTGATCGCTTCCATGGATGGTCCTGTTTTGCTGGTAGGCCATTCTTATGGCGGAATGGTGATCACGGAAGCAGGCAATGATCCCAAAGTGGTAGGACTGGTATATGTATGCTCGCTGGTGCCCAACGATGATCAGTCTGCCGTAGACGTTACATCGGCATTTCCGCCAGCTCCCGGTAGCAGTGAGTTTCAGGTGGATGCCAGCAATTTCATTACACTATCCAATAAAGGGATCCATCAATATTTTGCGCAGGACCTGAATAAGGAAGAAAGAAATGTAGTGCATGCCACACAAGTGCCCTGGGCGGTAAAAGGTACTACCGATAAGATCTCTAAAGCAGCCTGGAAAACAAAACCATCCTGGTTTGTGATCGGACTTGAAGATTATATGGTGCCCCTCGATCTGGCACGCGCAGAAGCAAAAATGATCAATGCTACCGTGCTTGAATTGAAAGCAAGCCATGTACCGATGGTATCGCAGCCATCCAAAGTGGCCAGCTTCATTGCAGGCGCCGCTCAGAAATTATGA
- a CDS encoding SDR family oxidoreductase: MKIVVIGGSGLIGSKVVAKLRQLGHQVIAASPATGINTITGEGLAEAMTDTDVVVDLANSPSFEDKAVLEFFQTAGSNLLAAEINAGVKHHVALSIVGVDLMQDSGYMRAKLVQEDLIRKSGVPYTIVRSTQFFEFIGGIAQVATDGELVHISNVKFQPIAAENVAGFVAEAALQTPANGIIEIAGPERFNMPELVHRYLKGLNDPRKVVPNTDARYYGAQITETSLVPAGAARLGSVNFETWLAAQPAGA; this comes from the coding sequence ATGAAAATCGTAGTCATCGGAGGCTCTGGCCTCATCGGATCTAAAGTAGTAGCCAAACTTCGTCAGCTGGGCCACCAGGTGATCGCTGCTTCTCCGGCAACCGGCATCAATACCATCACCGGTGAAGGATTGGCTGAAGCCATGACCGATACCGATGTTGTAGTGGATCTTGCGAACTCCCCTTCCTTTGAAGACAAAGCTGTTTTGGAATTCTTCCAGACTGCCGGCAGTAACCTGCTGGCTGCAGAGATCAATGCAGGTGTAAAACATCATGTTGCCCTCTCCATTGTGGGAGTTGACCTGATGCAGGACAGTGGTTACATGCGCGCCAAACTGGTGCAGGAAGACCTGATCAGAAAATCAGGTGTGCCTTATACCATCGTGCGCAGCACGCAATTCTTCGAATTCATCGGAGGCATTGCGCAGGTAGCTACAGACGGAGAACTGGTCCATATCTCCAACGTGAAATTCCAGCCCATTGCTGCCGAAAATGTTGCGGGATTTGTTGCTGAAGCCGCGCTGCAAACTCCTGCCAATGGCATCATTGAAATTGCTGGACCGGAACGTTTCAACATGCCCGAGCTGGTACACCGCTACCTCAAAGGACTGAACGATCCCCGCAAAGTGGTGCCCAACACAGATGCCCGCTATTACGGTGCACAGATCACTGAAACATCACTGGTGCCTGCAGGCGCTGCCAGACTGGGTTCTGTGAACTTCGAAACATGGCTGGCCGCACAACCCGCTGGCGCTTAA
- a CDS encoding phosphoribosylpyrophosphate synthetase yields MQKFESLTDAVSELREKGYQAEFDAEPFCLYCSDLDMRLNPDEFHVDAIYNFEEIGKPDDNAVVYAISSAHGVKGLVVDPSQAISQHWDFEMAKKLRYQPVTPKP; encoded by the coding sequence ATGCAAAAGTTTGAATCACTCACTGATGCCGTTTCCGAGCTCAGGGAAAAAGGCTATCAGGCGGAATTCGATGCAGAACCTTTCTGCCTCTATTGCAGCGACCTGGACATGCGGCTCAACCCGGATGAATTCCATGTGGATGCCATCTACAATTTTGAAGAGATTGGCAAACCTGATGATAACGCTGTGGTATATGCGATCTCATCGGCACATGGAGTAAAAGGACTGGTGGTAGATCCCTCACAGGCCATCTCCCAGCACTGGGATTTTGAAATGGCAAAGAAATTACGGTACCAGCCCGTTACGCCCAAACCATAA